The Parabacteroides sp. AD58 genome includes a window with the following:
- a CDS encoding LytR/AlgR family response regulator transcription factor has protein sequence MKTISCIAIDDEPMALLVIEQFCRRKGGMELTTYSEPHVGLEEIRRRKPDLVFLDIQMNSISGLEIANSLPRECCFIFTTAHAQYALDGFNLDAVDFLHKPFAYDRFEVAVEKAIRRLDIRPATVPDCLVVKQEYSNVSIALEDILYIEALGNYTKIFRESGGYVLSHTNLKTIQAMLPVNSFLRIHRSYVISVKKVERFTKNYIQLEKTSILLPIGECYASQVNQVLTNTKGFL, from the coding sequence ATGAAGACAATTTCATGCATAGCCATAGATGATGAACCGATGGCATTGTTGGTCATTGAGCAATTTTGTCGCCGTAAAGGTGGAATGGAACTGACTACTTACAGTGAACCGCATGTCGGGTTGGAAGAAATCCGCCGGCGGAAGCCTGATTTGGTATTCTTGGATATTCAAATGAATAGTATCAGTGGGTTGGAGATAGCTAATTCGTTACCACGCGAATGCTGCTTTATTTTCACAACTGCTCATGCCCAATATGCTCTCGACGGCTTTAATCTCGACGCTGTTGATTTTTTGCATAAACCCTTTGCTTATGATCGTTTTGAGGTAGCCGTCGAAAAGGCGATCCGTAGATTAGACATTCGTCCAGCAACTGTTCCCGATTGTCTGGTTGTCAAGCAGGAATATAGTAATGTCAGTATTGCATTGGAGGATATTCTATATATAGAAGCTTTAGGAAACTATACCAAAATCTTTCGTGAGAGTGGCGGTTATGTTTTATCACATACTAACTTAAAAACAATTCAGGCGATGTTGCCTGTTAATTCTTTCCTGCGTATTCATCGTTCGTATGTAATTTCGGTCAAGAAAGTTGAACGATTTACTAAAAATTATATCCAATTGGAAAAGACATCGATCCTTTTGCCTATAGGGGAATGTTATGCCTCTCAAGTCAATCAAGTTCTTACGAATACGAAAGGCTTTTTGTAA